In a genomic window of Rhinopithecus roxellana isolate Shanxi Qingling chromosome 2, ASM756505v1, whole genome shotgun sequence:
- the TIFA gene encoding TRAF-interacting protein with FHA domain-containing protein A, with amino-acid sequence MTSFEDADTEETITCLQMTVYHPGQLQCGIFQSIRFFNREKLPSSEVVKFGRNSNICHYTFQDKQVSRVQFSLQLFKKFNSSVLSFEIKNMSKKTNLIVDSRELGYLNKMDLPYRCMVRFGEYQFLMEKEDGESLEFFETQFILSPRSLLQENNWPLHRPIPEYGIYSLCSSQSSSPAEMDENES; translated from the coding sequence ATGACCAGTTTTGAAGATGCTGACACAGAAGAGACAATAACTTGTCTCCAGATGACGGTTTACCATCCTGGCCAGTTGCAATGTGGAATATTTCAGTCAATAAGGTTTtttaacagagagaaactccCTTCCAGCGAAGTGGTGAAATTTGGCCGAAATTCCAACATCTGTCATTATACTTTTCAGGACAAACAGGTTTCTCGAGTTCAGTTTTCTCTGcagttgtttaaaaaattcaacagctcAGTTCTctcctttgaaataaaaaatatgagtaAAAAGACCAATCTGATCGTGGACAGTAGAGAACTGGGCTACCTAAATAAAATGGACCTGCCGTACAGGTGCATGGTCAGATTCGGAGAGTATCAGTTTCTGATGGAGAAGGAAGATGGCGAGTCATTGGAATTTTTTGAGACTCAATTTATTTTATCTCCAAGATCACTCTTGCAAGAAAACAACTGGCCACTGCACAGGCCCATACCCGAGTATGGCATTTATTCGCTCTGCTCCTCCCAAAGCAGTTCCCCGGCAGAAATGGATGAAAATGAGTCATGA